GGGCCGCAGCGTGGTGCGCAAGGAGGCGGGCATCGCCTTTCCCGGTGAGCCCGCCACGGTCGAGACGCTGCTCGGTGACATGGAGATCGCCGAGGACCCGGAGGTGGTCGCCGCCGTCGTGGCGGAGGTCCGCAAGACCCAGCTGCGGTTCGGCACCATCCCCAACGGGGACGGGACGCACCGCGTCATCGTGCCCGCCGCCGGGGTCTCCGAGGGCCGGGCGGCCGCGCCGACCCTGGAGGAGTTCAAGGAGCGGCTGCGGGCGCTCGCGGGTACGGACCTCGGCGTCCACTCACCCCGCTGGCTCTCCCGGTTCGGGGACGCCTCCCGGCAGGCCGAGCGGTACCGGGTGGGGCGGGTGCTGCTGGCCGGGGACGCCGCGCACATCCACCCGCCGACCGGTGGGCAGGGGCTCAACCTCGGGGTGCAGGACGCGTTCAACCTCGGGTGGAAGCTGGCCGCCGAGGTCAACGGATGGGCGCCGGAAGGGCTGTTGGACAGCTACCAGACCGAACGGCACCCGGTGGGCGCCCGCGTGCTGGACAACACCCGCGCGCAGATCACGCTGCTGGGGACGAGTCCGGGGGCGACCGCGCTGCGGGAGCTGTTCGCGAGGCTGCTGGACTTCGAGGAGGTGAACGCGTACATGACCGGCATGATCACCGCCGTGGACATCCGCTACGACCTCGGCGAGGGCCACGAGCTGCTCGGCCGGCGACTGCGGGACGTGCGGCTTGAGCGGGGTGGCCGCCTCTACGAGCTGATGCACAGGGGCCACGGCCTGCTCCTCGACGGGACCGGCGCGCTGTCGGTGGCGGGCTGGGCGGACCGGGTCGACCACGTAGTCGACCCGGCGGAGGAGCTGGACGCGCCCGCCGTGCTGCTGCGGCCGGACGGGCATGTGGCGTGGGTGGGCGAGGAGCAGGGGGAGCTGGCCGGCGCGCTGTCCCGGTGGTTCGGAGCGCCGGCAGGGGGGTGAACCGGCTGGGCCTGCCTGGCTACGGCCCCCGGCACCGGTGGGGCGAACCGGCCGGACCCGCACCGCCCCCACCACCCACCACCCACCACGCCGACACTCCGGAACGGAACGGAACGAACGCCGTGAACCCCCTCCCCACCAGCGCATTCCACCTCCCCGACCGCCTCTCCCCCAAGGCCGACCCGGCCCTGATCGCCGCCGACGAGCAGCACTTCGCGGCCATCGGCCGCACCCTGGACGAGTCGATCGCGGAGCTGACCGGCCGCCTCGACGCCGAGCGCCGGGCACCCGGCGGCACGGGTCGGCAGGCGATGGACCGGGATGCCGAGATCCACCGGCTCACCGCCCGCCTGCGCACCCTGCGCCGCTTCGGCCTCGATCTGTGCCTCGGGCGCATGGTCGCCGAGGACGGCTCCGGCCCCGTCTACGTCGGCCGGCTCGGCCTCACCGACCGCGAGGGCCGCCGGCTGCTGGTCGACTGGCGCTCCCCCGCCGCCGAGCCCTTCTTCGGCGCCACCCACGCCCACCCGATGGGCCTGACGAGCCGCCGCCGCTACCGCTGGACGGGCGGCCGGATCAGCGACTACTGGGACGAGGTGTTCGCCCCGGACGCCTTCGCCGGGCATGCCGCACTCGACGACCAGTCCGCGTTCATCGCGAGCCTGGGCTCCAACCGGTCGGAGCGGATGCGGGACGTGCTCGGCACCATCCAAGCCGACCAGGACGCCATCATCCGCGCGAGCTCCCGGGGCGCGCTCGTGGTGGACGGCGGCCCAGGGACGGGAAAGACGGTCGTCGCCCTGCACCGCTCCGCCTACCTCCTGTACGCCGACCCGCGCCTCGCCCACCGCAGGGGCGGCGTCCTGTTCGTCGGGCCGTCCCGGCCCTACCTCGGGTACGTCGCCGATGTCCTGCCGAGCCTCGGGGAGGAGGGCGTCCGGACGTGCACCCTGCGGGACCTGGTGGAGGAGGGCGCCACGGCGGCGGCCGAGGCCGACCCGGAGGTGGCCCGGCTGAAGGCGTCGGCGGAGCTGGTGCGGGCGGTCGAGGCGGCCGTCCGGTTCTACGAGGAGCCGCCCACCGAAACCCTGACGGTCACCACGCCCTGGTCCGGTCTCCGGCTCACCGCCGCCGACTGGGCCGTGGCGTTCGAGGCGGCCGGACCCGGCGCCGTACACAACGAGGCACGTGACCAGGTCTGGGAGGAGCTGCTCACGCTGCTGGTGGAGAAGCACGACGGTGATGACGTCTCCCCGGATCTCCTCCGCAAGGCGCTCGGGCAGGACAGGGAGCTGGCCGCCGTCTTCGACCGGGCGTGGCCGCTGCTGGACGCGGCCGAGCTCGTCGGGGACCTGTGGTCGGTCCCCGCCTACCTCCGCATGGCCGCCCCCTGGCTCACCCGGGACGAGGTGCGGCTGTTGCAGCGCGCGGACCCGCAGGCCTGGACGGTCTCCGATCTGCCGGTCCTGGACGCGGCGCGGCAGCGGGTCGGCGACCCGGAGGCGTGGCGGCGCAGACGTCGGCAGGAGGCGGCCGTGGCCGCCGAACGCGCGGGCATGGCCCAGGTCATCGACGCTATCCTCGCGGACGAGACCCTGGTCGACGCCGATGTGGACAGCGAGGGCGCGCTGGTGATGCTGCGCGGCGAGGACATGAAGAACACCCTGGTCGACCCGGCCGCTTCCACCGGCACCGAACCGGACCGGCTGGCGGGGCCGTTCGCGCACATCGTCGTGGACGAGGCGCAGGAGCTGACCGACGCCGAGTGGCAGATGCTGCTGGCTCGGTGCCCGTCGCGAAGCTTCACCATCGTCGGGGACCGCGCCCAGGCCCGGCACGGGTTCAGCGAGCCGTGGCGGGAGCGGCTGGAGCGGGTCGGTCTCGACCGGGTCGCTCTGGCCTCCCTGACCGTCAACTACCGGACGCCGGAGGAGGTCATGGCGGAGGCCGAGCCGGTGATCCGGGCCGTGCTGCCGGACGCCAATGTGCCGACGTCGATCCGTTCCGGCGGTCGGCCCGTCGTGCACGGGCACGTGGGCGACCTGGCGTCGGTCCTGGACACCTGGCTCGCCGCGCACGCGGAGGGGATCGCCTGTGTCATCGGCGATCCGACGTTCCGGGGGACGTCCCGGGTGCGGTCACTGACGCCTGAGCTGTCGAAGGGCCTCGAATTCGATCTGGTGGTGCTCGTCGGCCCGGAGGCGTTCGGTGAGGGCGTCGAGGGGGCGGTCGACCGGTACGTGGCGATGACGCGGGCGACCCAGGAGCTCGTCGTCCTGACGGGCTGACGAGCTCCT
This DNA window, taken from Streptomyces griseus subsp. griseus, encodes the following:
- the rox gene encoding rifampin monooxygenase yields the protein MIDVIVAGGGPTGLMLACELRLAGVRTVVLEKLAEPTRETRGRGLHVRSVEVMDQRGLLDRFLAVSETFQVGGFFGGIQKPWPDRLDTAHPYGLSTLQPVTERLLRERAAELGAELRPGCEVAGVSQSADEEAVTVVLTDGARLRSRYLVGCDGGRSVVRKEAGIAFPGEPATVETLLGDMEIAEDPEVVAAVVAEVRKTQLRFGTIPNGDGTHRVIVPAAGVSEGRAAAPTLEEFKERLRALAGTDLGVHSPRWLSRFGDASRQAERYRVGRVLLAGDAAHIHPPTGGQGLNLGVQDAFNLGWKLAAEVNGWAPEGLLDSYQTERHPVGARVLDNTRAQITLLGTSPGATALRELFARLLDFEEVNAYMTGMITAVDIRYDLGEGHELLGRRLRDVRLERGGRLYELMHRGHGLLLDGTGALSVAGWADRVDHVVDPAEELDAPAVLLRPDGHVAWVGEEQGELAGALSRWFGAPAGG
- the helR gene encoding RNA polymerase recycling motor ATPase HelR — protein: MNPLPTSAFHLPDRLSPKADPALIAADEQHFAAIGRTLDESIAELTGRLDAERRAPGGTGRQAMDRDAEIHRLTARLRTLRRFGLDLCLGRMVAEDGSGPVYVGRLGLTDREGRRLLVDWRSPAAEPFFGATHAHPMGLTSRRRYRWTGGRISDYWDEVFAPDAFAGHAALDDQSAFIASLGSNRSERMRDVLGTIQADQDAIIRASSRGALVVDGGPGTGKTVVALHRSAYLLYADPRLAHRRGGVLFVGPSRPYLGYVADVLPSLGEEGVRTCTLRDLVEEGATAAAEADPEVARLKASAELVRAVEAAVRFYEEPPTETLTVTTPWSGLRLTAADWAVAFEAAGPGAVHNEARDQVWEELLTLLVEKHDGDDVSPDLLRKALGQDRELAAVFDRAWPLLDAAELVGDLWSVPAYLRMAAPWLTRDEVRLLQRADPQAWTVSDLPVLDAARQRVGDPEAWRRRRRQEAAVAAERAGMAQVIDAILADETLVDADVDSEGALVMLRGEDMKNTLVDPAASTGTEPDRLAGPFAHIVVDEAQELTDAEWQMLLARCPSRSFTIVGDRAQARHGFSEPWRERLERVGLDRVALASLTVNYRTPEEVMAEAEPVIRAVLPDANVPTSIRSGGRPVVHGHVGDLASVLDTWLAAHAEGIACVIGDPTFRGTSRVRSLTPELSKGLEFDLVVLVGPEAFGEGVEGAVDRYVAMTRATQELVVLTG